A genome region from Sphingobium sp. WTD-1 includes the following:
- a CDS encoding GNAT family N-acetyltransferase, whose protein sequence is MPLIRPFAPADQPGILDLILGIQRDEYGIAITAADQPDLTDIAGFYLPGVGGFWVAEEDGRIVGTIALKDIGRGQGALRKMFVASSHRGRAAGVARALLDHLLDAAADRGLAQIYLGTTARFLAAHRFYEKNGFALVDADDLPPDFPRMAVDTRFYERKIEPAKAG, encoded by the coding sequence TTGCCCCTGATCCGCCCCTTCGCCCCCGCCGACCAGCCGGGCATTCTCGACCTGATCCTGGGCATACAGCGCGACGAATATGGCATCGCCATCACCGCAGCGGACCAGCCGGACCTGACCGACATAGCCGGCTTCTACCTGCCCGGCGTCGGCGGTTTCTGGGTCGCGGAGGAGGACGGCCGGATCGTCGGCACGATCGCGCTCAAGGATATCGGCCGGGGTCAGGGCGCGCTGCGCAAGATGTTCGTGGCGTCCAGCCATCGCGGCCGCGCCGCCGGCGTCGCCCGGGCGCTGCTCGACCATCTGCTCGACGCGGCGGCCGACCGCGGCCTGGCCCAAATCTATCTCGGCACCACCGCCCGCTTCCTGGCGGCGCATCGCTTCTACGAGAAGAATGGCTTCGCGCTGGTCGACGCCGACGACCTGCCGCCCGACTTCCCCAGGATGGCGGTCGACACGCGCTTCTACGAACGAAAGATCGAACCGGCGAAGGCCGGATAG